A segment of the Roseofilum capinflatum BLCC-M114 genome:
TATCACATCACACGACTCTACCCATGTCTGACTCTAACGCCATCCACGAAACAACCCTCACCCTCCAGCTCAACCCCCAATATTATCAACTCCTGGAAGAAGCAGCCACCTTAACCGGATTAAGCGTAACCGATTATATCATCCATCATGCTCTGAGTTCGGCGATCGCCCACACCGCCCTGTACCGCTCATCCCAGTCACCCCAACCCAAACCAGACACTGAACCCACTGAATCACCAGAATCTGAACCCACACCAGACCCCCTAGCCGCTATCCTCGACAATAATACTCAAGACCTTCATAACCTCGCCAAAGGCATCCTATCGACCCTAGCGTGGTCATCCTCAGACATTTTACAAAAGAGTCAAAACTCCCAATAATCTCTTCATATCATGTCCGCTAAATATAGCGTTTCTCTCTTCTATGGAGTACAGCTTGAAGCGTTACTGAGCAATATAAGCTTTTGCCTCTTGCCTTTTGCCTCTTGCCTAGCGCAAAGCACTATTGAGTTAAAATAGGCATAAAGCAGTTTAACCCCATATTTGAGTGACACCCCTATCCCCCATTGAAACCGCCCCAGATCGGTCAGCTCACCAGACGATCCAGAAGGAAAACAATACCAAAACCGTGATTCTTGCGGGTGTGGTGGGTAATGCAATTGAATGGTATGACTTTGCTCTTTATGGCTATTTAGCTCCCATTATTTCCCTACTATTTTTCCCCCATAATAATGAACTGGTCTCTCTGCTAGAAACCTATGGTGTATTTGCAGCCGGGTTTATTATGCGACCCATTGGGGCAGGAGTTTTCGGTTATATCGGCGATCGCGTCAGTCGCCGTACCGAACTCTTTATTTCTGTCATCTTAATGGCTATTCCGACATTCTGCTTAGGTCTACTACCCACCTATAATCAGATTGGGATTGCTGCGCCAATCATTTTAATTTTACTCAGATTAGTACAAGGATTATCCGTAGGCGGCGAATTCACCGGATCGATCACCTATTTAGCTGAAACTGCACCCCAAACTCGGCGCGGGTTCATCACCAGCTTTGTCAGTGTTGGGGCTACCACCGGTTTCTTGTTAGGCTTAGGGATAGTGACGCTCCTCACCCATCTCGTCTCTGACACCACCCTATATACCTGGGGATGGCGCTTACCCTTCTTATTTGGCGGTATCTTAGGATTAATGGGACTCTACATTCGGACCAATCTCCCTGATTCACAAATCTTCGAGGAACACCAGGAAGAAAGGCAAGTTCCCCTACTCAATGCCCTGAGAAAATCCCTATTACCCATGTTGCAAGCCATGTGTTATGCCGGAGGCTATAATTCGGTTTATTACATTATTATCATCTATCTTCCGACCTACTTGGATCGGTTTACGGATATGCCCCGTAGTAGTGTTTTAGCCGTCAATGTAGTTGCCCTGAGTATCATGATCGCCCTGATTCCGCTCTTGGGTTGGGTATCCGATAGTGCCCTACGGCGTAAATCCTTATTATTGTTGGCAATCCTGGGTATGGGATTATTGAGTGTTCCTGGATTTTGGCTGTTGTTGCAACCCAATCATTATGAAGTAGGGTTGGCTCAGATTTTATTGGCGATCGCCATTGCCCCCTTGTTAGCTGTCTCTCCAGCGATGCTGGTAGAACTCTTTCCCACAGAGACTCGCTTGAGTGCCTATTCTATTTCCTATAATCTAGGGGCAAGTATTATGGGGGGAACCTCTCTGTTGGTGTGTACTTGGCTGATTAATATCAGTGGTAATGTTTACGCTCCTGCGCTGTATTTAACGATCAGTGCTGCGATCGCTGCGATCGCCTTGGCATTTAT
Coding sequences within it:
- a CDS encoding DUF1778 domain-containing protein, encoding MSDSNAIHETTLTLQLNPQYYQLLEEAATLTGLSVTDYIIHHALSSAIAHTALYRSSQSPQPKPDTEPTESPESEPTPDPLAAILDNNTQDLHNLAKGILSTLAWSSSDILQKSQNSQ
- a CDS encoding MFS transporter, with amino-acid sequence MTPLSPIETAPDRSAHQTIQKENNTKTVILAGVVGNAIEWYDFALYGYLAPIISLLFFPHNNELVSLLETYGVFAAGFIMRPIGAGVFGYIGDRVSRRTELFISVILMAIPTFCLGLLPTYNQIGIAAPIILILLRLVQGLSVGGEFTGSITYLAETAPQTRRGFITSFVSVGATTGFLLGLGIVTLLTHLVSDTTLYTWGWRLPFLFGGILGLMGLYIRTNLPDSQIFEEHQEERQVPLLNALRKSLLPMLQAMCYAGGYNSVYYIIIIYLPTYLDRFTDMPRSSVLAVNVVALSIMIALIPLLGWVSDSALRRKSLLLLAILGMGLLSVPGFWLLLQPNHYEVGLAQILLAIAIAPLLAVSPAMLVELFPTETRLSAYSISYNLGASIMGGTSLLVCTWLINISGNVYAPALYLTISAAIAAIALAFMSDRSREPLL